From the Acidimicrobiales bacterium genome, the window CGGCCGTCTCCCAGAGCTGGTCCGCGTGGCGCTTGTGCAGGTGCTCGAGGAGCTCCTCCTCGGTCTCGTCGGCGAGGAAGCGCAGCGCGAGCTCGCGCAGTGCCACGAGGTTGTCGGTCTGGAAGAAGTGCGTGAGGGCCTGATGGACCTTCTGTGGAGGGTAGATGTTGCCGTGGATCATGCGCCGGCGGAGCTGCTCGGGAGAGGAGTCGACGAGCTCGATCTGGTCGGCGCGGCGCACGACCCAGTCGGGCACCCGTTCGCGCACCCGGGCCCCTGTCATCTGCTCGACCGCGTCGGCGATGCTCTCGAGGTGCTGGATGTTGACGGTGGAGATGACGTCGATCCCCGCGTCGAGGAGCTCGAGCACGTCCTGCCAGCGCCTGGGGTGATCGCCCGAGCCGGGCACGTTGGTGTGCGCGAGCTCATCGACGAGTGCGAGCTGCGGGTGGCGGGCGAGCACCGCGGCGAGGTCCATCTCCTCGAAGGTCCCGCCGCGGTACTCGACGGCGCGGCGCGCGACGACCTCGAGACCGGCGAGGCGCTCCTCGGTGTGCCGCCGCCCGTGGCACTCGACGTAGGCGACGACGACGTCGGCGCCGCGCTCGGCGCGGCGTCTGGCCTCGTCGAGCATCGCGTAGGTCTTGCCGACGCCGGCCGCCGCTCCGAGGTAGAGGCGGAAGTGGCCGGCCGACTCCACCTCCTCGGCGGTGAGGCCCTCCACCGACGGCAGCTCGCCCCCCTCCAACGACGACACCTCGTCCACCTCGGGCGCGACGAACTCGTCGACCGGCGCGGTGCCGGTTCGTCGCATCCCAGCCTCGCGCCCGGCGCGGGCCAGCTGTTCGAGGCTCCCGGTCAGCCGCCCGCTCACCACGGCTCCCCTGCTCCGTCGCCGTCGCCGCGACCCGGAGGAAGCTCACGGTCGACGCGGCCGGTGAGGCACAGCCCGGGCCCGTAGAGCGCGGAGCTGCCGCGCACCTCGGGGCAGAAGACGAGCGGGAACGCCCCCCTACAGCGCGCCGCCCGTTCGCCGCACGGGCCGTCGAGGTGCAGGCGGCGCGCCCCGGCGCCCGGCGAGCGGAGGCGGAAGTCGACGGTGTCGCTCGAGGCGGAGGGCGCGTCGCCGACGAGCTCGGCCGCCTGCAGCCCGAGCGGGTAGCCGAGGGGGTCGCGCCCGTCGAGCACGTCGAGGGTGAGCTCCGCGCCGCTCG encodes:
- a CDS encoding universal stress protein, which codes for MSGRLTGSLEQLARAGREAGMRRTGTAPVDEFVAPEVDEVSSLEGGELPSVEGLTAEEVESAGHFRLYLGAAAGVGKTYAMLDEARRRAERGADVVVAYVECHGRRHTEERLAGLEVVARRAVEYRGGTFEEMDLAAVLARHPQLALVDELAHTNVPGSGDHPRRWQDVLELLDAGIDVISTVNIQHLESIADAVEQMTGARVRERVPDWVVRRADQIELVDSSPEQLRRRMIHGNIYPPQKVHQALTHFFQTDNLVALRELALRFLADETEEELLEHLHKRHADQLWETAERIMVGVTAAPGTDGLLRRAARIAARMKSELDVVHIATGDASRRDETAIAALRTLTEDLGARWHEISGNDPARALIGFAREHQITQLVIGSSQRSRLQELLGGGSIVRKVQRMAGASQIDVHTIARRDHLKGLAAPEQEES